From a region of the Candidatus Blochmanniella camponoti genome:
- the mdtH gene encoding multidrug efflux MFS transporter MdtH: protein MYTISKARRLGKCFLIIDNMFVVIGFYVVFPLISIYFVEQLGWGAFLVGFALGLRQFIQQGLGIFSGSFADKLGAKPMIVSGLFIRTLGFIIMSVANTPMLLCLSCVLSALGGTLFDPPRTALVIKLVRPWELGRFYSVLMLEDSMCAIIGIVLGTWLLQYNFKLVCFTGAILFFIAGVFNAWLLPAYKISSSHASLLEGIKKVLNNQRFVIYVFTLTGYYILSAQVMLMLPIRIHEVSGQLSYIKWMYIIEAILSLLLIMPITWWSEKYFKLETRLMVGLITMIISLFPIGLVKNLHTLLILISLFYIGSIIAEPARETLGALLTDYKARSSYIGFSKLSLALGGTVGYSGSGWLYDIGKEQNFMQLPWIILSIIGLITLLGLYCQFKYYSFQSLLNNDHDRKRKL, encoded by the coding sequence ATGTATACAATATCTAAAGCTAGAAGATTGGGTAAATGTTTTTTAATTATAGATAACATGTTTGTAGTTATAGGGTTTTATGTTGTTTTTCCACTGATTTCAATATATTTTGTCGAACAACTAGGATGGGGCGCTTTCTTAGTAGGATTTGCTTTAGGATTAAGGCAATTTATTCAACAAGGACTAGGCATTTTTAGTGGTTCTTTTGCTGACAAATTAGGAGCTAAACCTATGATTGTATCTGGGTTATTCATTCGTACTTTGGGATTTATTATAATGAGTGTTGCAAACACCCCCATGCTACTATGCCTGTCATGTGTGTTATCGGCATTAGGTGGCACGTTATTTGATCCGCCACGTACTGCACTAGTAATTAAATTAGTTCGTCCATGGGAATTAGGGAGGTTTTATTCTGTATTAATGCTAGAAGACAGCATGTGTGCCATCATCGGGATCGTGCTAGGTACATGGTTATTGCAATATAACTTCAAATTAGTATGTTTTACCGGAGCAATATTATTTTTTATTGCCGGAGTATTTAATGCCTGGCTGTTACCTGCATATAAAATTTCTAGTTCCCATGCTTCATTATTAGAAGGAATAAAAAAAGTACTTAATAATCAACGATTTGTAATTTATGTCTTCACTCTAACTGGTTATTATATTTTATCAGCTCAAGTAATGTTAATGTTACCCATTCGCATTCATGAAGTATCCGGTCAATTATCATATATCAAATGGATGTATATCATAGAAGCAATTTTATCTTTATTATTAATCATGCCTATAACTTGGTGGAGTGAAAAATATTTCAAACTAGAAACACGCTTGATGGTAGGATTAATAACTATGATAATTAGTTTATTTCCTATTGGATTAGTCAAAAACTTACATACTTTATTAATTTTAATTAGCTTATTCTACATAGGATCTATTATTGCTGAACCTGCAAGAGAAACTTTGGGAGCTCTACTAACGGACTATAAAGCACGTAGTAGTTACATAGGTTTTAGTAAATTAAGTCTAGCTTTAGGAGGTACTGTAGGATATAGTGGTAGTGGGTGGTTGTATGATATTGGGAAGGAACAAAATTTTATGCAATTACCTTGGATCATTTTAAGTATAATAGGCCTGATTACGTTATTAGGGCTATATTGTCAATTCAAATATTATTCTTTTCAATCTTTACTTAATAATGATCATGATAGGAAACGTAAACTGTGA